The following proteins come from a genomic window of Gottfriedia acidiceleris:
- the trhA gene encoding PAQR family membrane homeostasis protein TrhA produces MGNFMREPINSMTHLVGAVLSLFGLLAMVFKSTFSGGSILQTSAVIAFGVSMILLYSASTTYHMAKASDKIIAFLRRMDHSMIFVLIAGTYTPFCIISLKGTLGWIIFSIVSFIAFCGVLFKLIWFSCPRWLSTALYIALGWVIILASAPLSDAISMKGMFALIIGGIFYTVGGVIYGIKPKFLSFKNWGFHEIFHIFIMLGTLCHFFCVYYFVL; encoded by the coding sequence ATGGGGAACTTTATGCGTGAGCCTATTAATTCCATGACACATTTAGTTGGAGCTGTATTATCACTTTTTGGGTTACTAGCGATGGTTTTTAAGTCTACTTTTTCTGGTGGAAGTATTTTACAAACATCTGCGGTTATTGCATTCGGTGTAAGTATGATTCTTCTCTATTCAGCTTCAACGACCTATCATATGGCAAAAGCTAGCGATAAAATAATCGCTTTTTTAAGACGGATGGACCATTCAATGATATTTGTCTTAATCGCAGGTACATATACTCCTTTTTGTATCATTAGTCTAAAAGGAACATTAGGATGGATCATCTTTTCGATTGTTTCTTTCATTGCATTTTGTGGTGTATTGTTCAAGTTGATTTGGTTTAGTTGCCCAAGATGGTTATCAACAGCCCTTTATATTGCCTTAGGTTGGGTCATTATACTTGCTTCTGCACCTTTATCTGATGCGATCAGCATGAAAGGAATGTTCGCGCTAATCATAGGTGGAATTTTCTATACGGTTGGTGGAGTCATTTATGGAATTAAACCTAAATTTTTATCCTTTAAAAATTGGGGATTCCATGAAATTTTTCATATTTTCATTATGC
- a CDS encoding DUF1836 domain-containing protein, with protein MKKIIELIEQIDLDKKILLDDIPNLDLYMDQVIQLFDNKFAKPNSNEKVMTKTMINNYAKAKLLFPIKNKKYTKNHIILISLIYHLKGALSINDIKETLNGLNQRILENNEINIDVIYSSFLHLNELNLEKFKTELQQSGENVNKEIEQIDDASKEYIEQLLLITSFVNMSNLYKNAAEKLVMDLIEKQK; from the coding sequence ATGAAAAAGATTATTGAACTAATAGAACAAATAGATTTAGATAAAAAAATATTATTAGATGATATACCTAATCTTGATCTATATATGGATCAAGTAATCCAATTATTTGATAATAAATTTGCAAAACCGAATTCTAATGAAAAAGTAATGACAAAAACAATGATTAATAATTACGCAAAAGCTAAATTACTATTCCCAATAAAAAATAAGAAATACACAAAGAATCACATTATATTAATCAGTTTAATTTATCATTTGAAGGGTGCTCTTTCGATTAATGATATAAAAGAAACCTTAAATGGGTTAAATCAAAGAATCCTTGAAAACAATGAAATAAATATTGATGTTATTTATTCAAGTTTTTTACATTTAAATGAACTAAACCTCGAAAAGTTTAAAACGGAACTTCAACAATCTGGTGAAAATGTAAACAAAGAAATTGAACAGATTGATGATGCGAGTAAAGAATATATCGAGCAATTGCTCTTAATTACTTCTTTCGTTAATATGAGTAATTTATATAAAAATGCAGCTGAAAAATTAGTAATGGATCTGATTGAGAAGCAGAAATAA
- a CDS encoding methylated-DNA--[protein]-cysteine S-methyltransferase yields the protein MHSTEKLYWTLIEYKDWKIHIAATVKGLCFVGSQCGTIQELLLFKDKYFPRIEMIEDEIILEAYKKEIIEFLEGERTNFKSRLDFRGTAFQNSVWNALCSIGYGETKTYSDIASYLNKPKSIRAVGRAIGANPLLIIIPCHRVLGKDGSLTGYRGGLEMKKSLLKIETRN from the coding sequence ATGCATTCAACTGAAAAATTATATTGGACTTTAATTGAATATAAAGACTGGAAGATTCACATTGCTGCAACAGTAAAAGGGCTATGTTTCGTAGGCTCACAATGTGGAACCATTCAAGAATTACTTTTATTTAAGGATAAATACTTTCCTAGAATTGAAATGATAGAAGATGAAATAATATTAGAAGCTTATAAAAAAGAGATAATTGAATTTTTAGAGGGCGAGCGGACTAATTTTAAAAGTAGACTTGATTTTCGTGGTACAGCTTTTCAAAATTCAGTTTGGAATGCCCTATGCTCCATCGGTTATGGAGAAACGAAAACTTATTCCGATATTGCAAGTTACCTAAATAAGCCAAAATCTATTCGAGCAGTCGGGAGAGCAATTGGTGCAAATCCATTATTGATTATAATTCCTTGTCATCGTGTCCTTGGAAAGGATGGCTCATTAACTGGCTATCGTGGTGGTTTAGAAATGAAGAAAAGCCTTTTAAAAATTGAAACTAGAAACTAA
- a CDS encoding DUF445 domain-containing protein, which produces MKEKNSKRLANISLIVATCGFAATMPFQSKLFQILSGGFEAALVGGLADWFAVTAMFRHPLGIPIPHTALLPKNRKKITEGILSTLNNQWLSKESLIEKVEERDWINQGINAFEKMLENDESRNKMVHSIKQFGASIQDDTIKKFLLNTFKPTIDSISSLNLLSKAVDTVIEKEWDAKTYEFLINKIEETVSLPHIKELIGKEVIQFIERKFFMIKAFLPMIGEEKITEFIHSGLIDLLTELKHPNSDRRNFILSFIRLEAEKNKSNENIIRQLDEWKNKGYEYIVDQAIKLFRNKMNDEEFILNAIEKIISFIKNSNWINNVEQSFKKLLTNTIEKYHHKISDLVRYNIEKLSTEEITDLLENKIGKDITWIRVNGAVCGFIIGLVLTSLRLIFT; this is translated from the coding sequence ATGAAAGAAAAGAATTCAAAACGGCTAGCCAATATTTCACTTATAGTGGCAACTTGCGGTTTCGCTGCAACAATGCCGTTTCAATCTAAATTATTTCAAATCCTTTCTGGTGGATTTGAGGCAGCTTTAGTAGGTGGTCTTGCGGATTGGTTTGCAGTAACTGCAATGTTTCGTCATCCTCTTGGTATACCGATCCCACATACAGCCTTATTGCCTAAAAATAGAAAAAAGATTACTGAGGGGATTTTAAGCACACTTAATAATCAGTGGCTAAGTAAGGAAAGTTTAATTGAAAAGGTAGAAGAACGTGATTGGATTAATCAAGGTATTAATGCTTTTGAAAAGATGCTTGAAAATGATGAATCTAGAAATAAAATGGTTCATTCAATCAAGCAGTTTGGTGCATCTATTCAGGATGATACAATCAAAAAATTCTTATTAAATACCTTTAAACCGACAATTGATTCCATATCATCTCTGAACTTATTAAGTAAAGCTGTGGATACGGTTATTGAAAAAGAATGGGATGCAAAGACATATGAATTTTTAATTAATAAAATCGAAGAAACAGTGAGCCTACCACATATTAAGGAATTAATCGGCAAAGAGGTTATACAGTTTATTGAGCGTAAGTTTTTTATGATAAAAGCTTTTCTACCAATGATTGGAGAAGAGAAAATCACAGAATTTATACATAGCGGATTAATCGATTTACTAACGGAATTAAAACACCCAAATAGTGATAGAAGGAATTTCATTTTATCGTTTATTCGATTGGAAGCTGAAAAAAATAAATCGAATGAAAACATTATTCGCCAATTAGATGAATGGAAAAATAAAGGCTATGAATATATTGTAGATCAAGCAATTAAACTGTTTAGAAATAAAATGAATGATGAAGAATTTATTTTAAATGCTATCGAAAAAATAATCAGCTTCATTAAAAATTCGAATTGGATTAATAATGTTGAGCAAAGTTTTAAGAAACTATTAACTAATACAATTGAAAAATATCATCACAAAATTAGTGATTTAGTAAGGTACAATATTGAAAAATTATCTACTGAAGAAATAACTGATTTGTTGGAAAATAAAATTGGAAAGGATATTACTTGGATTCGTGTAAATGGTGCTGTTTGTGGATTTATTATTGGATTAGTATTAACAAGCCTAAGATTGATTTTCACATAA